Within the Candidatus Methylomirabilis tolerans genome, the region ATTATGGCTTTTCAGAGATGTTTAATAATGTTATCGATCACTCCGAAGGGACTACTGTCGAAATTAATATCAAGAAAACAGCATATTCAGCAGAAATGTACATACGGGACAATGGAATCGGAATTTTTACGAAAATTAAAAATGCCATGGGTCTTCTTGATGAACGTCACGCGGTTGTTGAACTGACTAAGGGGAAACTAACGACTGACCCAACTCACCATACGGGGGAGGGAATCTTTTTTAGTTCGCGTATGTTCGATGAATATAGCATTTTATCGGGTGAGGTTTTTCTCTCACATACATATGAGAAGGACGAGGATTGGATATTACAGACTAAAAAATACCAAAATGGTACGTTCATAGCTATGAAATTAAAAAATAATACGGCGCGAACGACCCAAGAGATATTCAATAAATTTTCTGATGATGATTACGGTTTTACAAAAACAGTTGTACCCGTTCGTTTGGCGCAATATGGTAATGAACAATTAATTTCCAGGTCACAGGCGAAACGGCTATTAACAAGAATTGAGCGTTTTAAAACTGTATTGTTCGATTTCAGGGATGTTGAATCGATAGGTCAAGCTTTTGCGGATGAAGTATTTCGAGTTTTTGCAAGGCAACATCCGAATATGGAGATACTGCCGATACACGCCAATGATGCTGTCTTGCACATGATTAGACGCGTTGGATCTAGCACAGAAGATAATATCTTCAACTGATGCTCAAAAGCCCCAGAAATAACCTATCCTTCTCGCTAGCCAGCGGCTCGAAACCGACCGCTTCGCGGCGGCTCAACCCCGCATTGAGCACCTATCTACGAGAGAGCGTCTCCCCCAAGAGGTAGGCAGCCGACGCGCATGGGCTCAATGCTACGGAGCTGCTCTCGGTCAATGCCGGAGGGTCACATGTCGTAAGGTTCAGCCGCCTTGCGCAGGCCTCCCCCAGGAAGGCGCCGATCCCCACCGGCACTACAGGGAGACGGAGGCCGTTCTCGATCCTGGAGAGCACCTGAAGCATCCCCTCTGTGATCTGTTGGATCTGGTGCTCGGCGATATAGGCCGCCATCGCGTGAAGCTCTCCGGTCGTGAGATGCTGACTGTCTTCGCAGGCCACCCGGGCCAGGCGGCGGAGCGCTCCCTCCCTTGTTTTCTCACGACCGTCAGGAGTCGCGCAGGTGTAGTCCTCCGACGCGAGCCTGCCTAATATCAGATAGACGTCCGCCGAGATGGCGAAGTATTCAGCCGCGATCCGGCAGATCGCTCCTCGCACAGGAAGCTGGGAGACGATAGCGGCGACAGGCGTGCGGAGGGCGCCCGTATAGATCAGTTCTCCGCGCATCAATCGCTCGATGTCCCGCTTACCCTGTGCAGCAATCTTTCCGTCCAGGATCGGGATCAGATCAGTAGTGGTGCTGCCGATATCGATGAGCAGACAATCCGGTTGCCGGTTCGCCAATGCCCGCGCCTCAGCGATCCAATTCGTTGCCGCAAGCGCCAGGAGGTCGGCCTCACGTCCGTCCAGGCGAACGAGTCTCCCCTCAAGATCGACGGCATACAGCGGGATTGCAGGGACCGCCTCTCTCACCGCGTCGATGATGGATGCCACGCCTGCGGCCCTGTCGTCGAACGCATCGCACAGCTCCCCGGTCATGGTTACCACCATCGCATCGGCTGGTCCAAGGTCGCTATAGATCTCCCGCAAGAGTGGATGGAGGCCGCCGCTGTTGTTCCACAGCTCGAAATAGCGGCGAACTGTACACCCGCTTTCGGCGCGCCCGTCAGTGAACAGAAGGCGGGCGGCCTTCACGTTTGCGCCGCCGATATCCCATCCGATCACCCGGATCATTGCCGGCTCCCCACTGGTCTCACGTGGCAGGAACGTGTGGTAAACCGCGTCGACCCGACGATCTGGATCGCGGCAGGATCCGGAAGCGTGCCTGCCACCGCGTCAAGAATCAGGGCAGCCGGATTCTGCCGAAGGACCTTTCGGACCCCGACATACGAGGTTGTGAGGCGGGGGTTGACCTCGATGACCACCGCGTCGTGGTCGGTCAGAACCAGGTCGATCCCGACATACCCCTTCAGGCCTGGAATCGCCTGCACGACCTCCTCGACCCGACGGAACGCCAGGGCGCGGAGTGGGTGCTCAAACGGGATACGACCTCCGTGATACCTGAGCCTGCTCCGTCCTCTGATCTCCTGGAGGTTGAGGGTCAGGGGGAGACATCGACTGCCGTCAGTGAGGAGCGAGACGCTGACGGCAACGCCGTCGATGTAGGCTTGCGCAAGGAGTGTCGCATCGAGCGCTTTCTGCCTGGCGGCCGCGGTTATCCGCTCTAATTCCGCTTGCTGCCTCGCGACAAACACGCTGTGACATCCCACCCCGTCGATCGGCTTTACCACCACGGGGTAGCCGATCTGGCGGCCTATCGACGCCGGGTCATCAGCGGGCCGAAGGCGGAGCGTTCTGGGGGTGGGGATGTCGTGCGCCTTCAACAGTTGGTACGTCAGCGTCTTATCGCCGGCGGCTTTGATCCCGACAGTGCTGGAACCCAACACTAACTTGCCGCAGGCCTCGACCATCCCTGTGATCGATTCGAGCAGGCCGCCTGTCTCCGGAGCAACCAGGAATGCGGCATCCGCTTCCTCGACCAACTGCGCGAAGCATTGATAGTAGTTATTCCTGCTGTCAACAACCTGAAGTCCTGGACGAGCAGGGAACTGAGGAAGGTACCCCCGATCGATCTGTACTGAAAGCTGGTGCTCCTTCAGGTCAAGCAGATCGGTAAGAAGCGCCTCAAGCATCATTCGTCCTTCTGCCAGCAGCGCTTCCGTGACCGAGCTTCCGTCCAGCCCTCCGGCTGTGATAGATTCATGCACAACGATCTTCATCGCCCGGACGCCACAGGTGTTCCTCGGACAATCCCCCCCACCTGGTCCCTTCCCCCCCCATGAGGGGGAAGGTGAGGATAGGGGGTGAAGATGCCTTTTTGTGGGCCGTAGTCCGGTGTTGCCGTATGGGGTGTTGCCATGCAGGTCATACCCGTCATCGATATCATGCGAGGGATCGCAGTCCATGCCCGTCGTGGAGAACGGATGGCGTACAGACCGATCCGGAGCGTTCTGCTGCAAGGGGCCGATCCTGTCGCTCTCGCGCGGGCGTACCGTGACACCCTCGAAAGTGAAGCGGTGTACATTGCCGATCTGGATGCTCTCATGGGAACAGGCGAGAACCTGGCCGTCATTGCTGAGATGCGCGCCGCCGAGCCACAGCTTACACTCCTTGTTGATGCCGGCATTCGCAACATCGAGCAGGCGAAGTCGCTGCTTGATGTTGGCGCGAGCAAGGTGATCGTCGCCTCGGAATCAGTCGTGAGTCTCTGGGCGGCCTCAGAACTCCTTGTCGCCCTGGGAACCGAGAGGGTGCTCTTCAGCATCGACCTGAAGGATCGAGCCGTCACCTGGCGAGGCCCTTCGCTCGAAGCGCGAGACCTCTATGAGGCGATAACATCCCTTGTGTCGCTCGGATTTCGCGAGGCAATCCTTCTGGAAATAGACAGGATCGGAACGGGCAGCGGGGCAGACGCAGAACTGCTCGGCAGGGTCACGACGGCCGCGCCTGGCATGAGATTTATCGTGGGTGGCGGAATCTCGTCGGCTGCGGAGCTTATCCTCCTCCAGCGCGCCGGCGCGTCCGGGGTGTTGCTCGCCACCGCGCTGCACAGCGGAACGATCACGCGGGAAGACCTGATCCGTACGAAGGCAGAAACTTAGAATGCTTCTTCGTACGAGGCTTCCTGTCCGAATGATTCCTGTACGCCGACCCTGATCATGGTTACCCCGTCGCCCCCGTAGCGGTTCTTAATCTCTTCCCGCAACACCCTGCAGATGTACCTGGCCAACAGCTCCGCACTGGTGTTGTGGATCGGTAGCAACAGCACGTCCTCCTCCGGGAAGCTGTACCGCTTTTTACCATACGTCGCCCCGATCACCGAATCACCCGGCTCGATCTTCAAGTCGGCATTCTCAGTCGGCAGCAGCACGTGGTGGTCCAGCCGCTCACAGATCTCTTTCATAAGCGGCTTGACCGCAAGGAAATCGAGGACGTAGTCGCTTGGCTGAAGCGCCCCTTCCAGTTCCACCCAGGCCCTATAGTTGTGGCCGTGAAGCGTCTCGCACTTGCCATTGCCGAAAAGCACGAAGTGGCCCGAGCTGAATTTGAGATTCTCATGGTCAATCCTGATGCGAAATGCGGCCATTGCACCTCCTCATGCGACGCTTTTGCGTAGCTAGTTGGAAGCTATCGCACCGGTACGCCGGATGTCAAGCTGGATTTACTAACCGTTTCGAAACAACCGCTAGACAGATTATGGGTCAAATGATAAAATTTCGTCCGCATGAATTCGAAAATGACGACTGTCGCCGTGTAATGAATCGAATGGGGGTGCCTTCAGCCGTGAAGTGGCGGCGAGATCATTATTGGCCAGCCCAGACGTCGGACCGTTATTCTGTCATCAACATACAATCCGCGTCAAAGGAGGTGATGTAGATGGCGAAGACCACCCCGCTCCTGCTCGGTATCGGCGGAGACAGTGGGACCGGGAAGTCCACGTTTGTTGGCGGCATCTACAAAATCTTCGGTCCTGAGAAGATTACAAATATCAATCTTGATGATTACCATACGTTCGACCGTGTTCAACGCAAAATCTATGGGCTCACCGCCTTGCATCCAGCGGCCAACAACATGGCCTTAATGGGCAAGCATGCCTGGCAGCTTAAAAATGGCGAGAAGATCATCAAGCCGGTGTATGATCATTCAACCGGATGCTTCGCGGAACCCGAGGAAATCGAGCCGAAACAGATCGTCATCATCGGCGGCCTGTTCCCATTTTTTACCCAGGAGCTGAGGAATGTTTTTGACTTGAAAGTGTATCTGGACCCGGATGAGGAGCTGAAACGGGCCTGGAAGATCCATCGAGATGCTGGAAGGCGTGGGTACAGCATTGAGCAGGTCATGAAGGAGATTGAGGCCAGGCAGGATGATATCAGGCGGCATATCGAACCTCAGAAGGAATATGCTGATATCATCGTCCGGTTTTACCCTCCCAACGGCTCATGGACCCCTCAGGACGATGCCCACCTGAACGTCCGCCTGTTTCTCAGTCGAAATCTGCCGAAGACCGGTCTGGATGAACTTCTCCAGGAGACAATGGGTCGGAAGACCCGCAGGGCCGTCCGACTGGTTGATGAAGATTATTATGGTCAACCGTTCCATACCTTGGAGATCGATGGCTCCATTCACCCCCAAACGGCAGCAGGGCTGGAGCAAAGGATCTGGGCCCATCTCCTTTCGCCGATGAAATTGATCCAAGATCTGGCGCCTGATCAACTTGGCAGTTTTGCCGCAGGTGAGGCGTCCGGTCACAGCGACCCCCTGGCCCTTGTGCAATTGTTAGCGATTTATTACCTGCTTCAAGCGCGAGAAACGCGGCAGAACGCCCCGCAAGAAGGTCTTGTAGAAATGACAGAGGGATAAGCGATGGCGAGGATTGCCATTAACGGATTCGGGCGAATCGGTCGGCTGGCGTTTCGAGCCGCCTGGGAGCAGAAGTCGGCCCTCGACCTGGTGGCCATTAACGATCCGGCCGGCGCGCGCACCGATGCGCTGTTACTGGAATTTGACTCTAACTACGGGCCTTTTCCCGCGAAGGTCGAGAGCGACGAGGGCAGCATGCGGGTGGACGGGAAGCGGATCCTGGTCTTCCGGGAACGCGATTGGACGAAGCTCCGCTGGTCGGATGTCGGGGCCGACATCGTGTTGGAATGCAGCGGACGGGGGACGAAGCGCCAGGAGGCCGAAAAACATCTGGCGGGAGGGGCGAGACGGGTACTGATTTCAGCCCCCGCAAAGGATGAGGACCTGACCATTGTTCTCGGTGTGAATCACGAACGATACGATCCGACTCTTCACCGGATTATCTCCAACGGGTCATGCACGACAAATGGTCTCGCACCGGTGGCGAAGGTGCTGCTTGACGCTTTCGGGATCCAATGGGGATTCATGAGCACGGTCCATAGCTACACCAATTCGCAATCTATTCACGATCGCGGGGCAGAAGACGTTCGAGAGTCAAGGGCCGCCGCCCTTAACATCATCCCGACCGATACCGGCGCTGCGCGGGCCCTTGTAAAGGTGATTCCAGAGCTTGCCGGCCGTTTCAACGGGATGGCCTTTCGGGTCCCGACGCCGACGGTCTCTGTCATTGACCTCGTTGCGGAGGTTGATCGTGACGTAACGATTGATACGGTCAACGCCGCCTTCCGAGAGGCAGCTAAAGGGCGACTTCGCGGGATCCTCGAGGTCTGTGACCGCCCGTTGGTCTCGATGGACTTCAAGGGTAATCCCCATTCTTCTATTGTGGACGCCCTCATGACGCTGGTTCTGAAGGAGCGGATTGTGAAGGTTGTCGCCTGGTATGACAACGAATGGGGATATTCGTGCCGGATGGCCGACCTTGCGGCCTATATCAGCGCCCGTGACCTCCAGCAAGATCAGCAGCGGTTGTGGGGCGTTACGAAGGATGTAAAACCAGCATCAATAGTCAATACGGGCGAGGTTGATGCCGGCGCATAAGATCGCCCAGGCAGGCAGGTTGGCAATTGACACAACAGCAGGGATATCGGCAATCTGCAAAACAGAGTGGAGGGATTAGAGCTTAGGAGGTCTGGGGTATGGGGGGATCAGTGAAAACCGATCAGGAATTGCTTGACCAGTTGTGCATTAATACCATCCGAACGCTGGCAATGGATGGGGTTCAAAAGGCGAACTCAGGACATCCGGGCCTTCCCATGGGAACCGCCTCCATGGCGTACGTCCTGTGGGCACGCTTCCTCAGGCATAATCCTACGCATCCTTCGTGGCTGAATCGTGATCGGTTCGTCCTTTCACCAGGCCATGGTTGCATGCTGCTGTACTGTCTCCTTCACCTGACCGGGTATGACCTTCCACTCGATGAACTCAAGCGATTCCGGCAATGGGGTAGCCGAACCCCAGGACACTCGGAATATGGTATGACGCCAGGGGTGGAGACGACGACGGGCCCCCTTGGCCAAGGTTTTGGAAACGGCGTCGGGATGGCGATCGCCGAGCGATTTTTGGCCCATCATTTCAACCGACCCGGGTACCCGATTGTTGATCACTATGTGTACGCTATCGTGAGCGATGGGGACCTGATGGAGGGGATTACCGCCGAGGCGGCCTCTCTTGCCGGACATCTTGGACTGGGTAAGCTTATCTACCTGTATGACGATAATCGGATTACCATCGATGGCAGCACCGACCTGGCCTTCACTGAGAATGTTGGACAGCGCTTTGAAGCGTATGGTTGGCACGTCCAGCGAGTGGATGGGAACGACGTCAACATGATCGAGACCGCGCTGAGCGCGGCCCAGGCCGAGCAGGGCCGCCCATCGCTAATTATCGCCAGGACTCACATCGCCTATGGTAGCCCCAATAAGCAGGATACGGCAGAAGCTCACGGGTCGCCTCTTGGAGAAGAGGAGGTGCGGCTGACCAAGGAGGCGTTGGGCTGGCCGCTGGAACCCGCGTTCTATATTCCCGATGAGGCCTTGGCGTACTTTCGAGAGGCTCTGCAGCGAGGTCATGCCTGGGAAGCAGAGTGGCAGACCCGGTTCGATGCGTATGCTGCGGCCTATCCCGAACTTGCCGAAGAGTGGAGCAAGGGGATGAGCGGTCAACTTCCCGAGGGCTGGGTCGAAAAGATCCCGACCTTCACCCCTGCCGGAGGAAGCTTGGCGACCCGTGAGGCCTCAGGCAAGGTGCTGAATGCCATTGCCTCATCCCTGCCGACCCTTATCGGCGGTTCAGCCGATCTGACCCCATCAAATAATACCTATCTGAAAGGATGCGGAGATTTTCAGGAGTCAAGCCCAGGGGGCCGGAACTTTCATTTCGGCGTTCGAGAGCACGCGATGGGGTCGATCCTCAACGGCATGGCACTACATGGGGGCGTGACTCCCTATGGTGGGACCTTCCTCGTTTTTTCCGACTACATGCGTCCGGCGATCCGGGTCGCTGCGCTATCACACATCCATGTCATCTATGTGTTTACCCATGACAGCATCGGTTTGGGTGAAGATGGCCCCACCCACCAACCGATTGAGCATCTGGCTTCCCTTCGAACCATGCCGAATCTGACAGTCATCCGCCCTGCTGACGCGACAGAAACCGCCGTCGCCTGGCGTGTCGCCCTGGAACACCGCAGCGGTCCCGTCGCGCTGGCGCTGACCAGACAGAAGCTCCCGATTCTCGACCGGACCAAACTTCCACCCGCCGAACTCCTTCTAAAGGGAGCCTATGTCCTGGCCGATGCCGACCAGGGGCATCCGCGTATTATTCTTATGGCCACCGGGTCGGAGGTGCACCTGGCCCTGGAGGCATGGGGACGACTGGCGGATGCGGGCATCCCCGCGCGTGTCGTCAGCATGCCGAGCTGGGAGTTGTTTGATCAGCAGCCGGAGGCGTATCGCAACGAGGTGCTTCCTCCAGCCGTAACCGCCCGCCTTGCCATCGAGACCGGATCTCCCCACGGCTGGCACCGCTACGTCGGCCTGCTTGGAGGGGTCATCGGTATGACACGATTTGGAGCCTCTGCTCCGTATCAAGTCCTCATGCAGCAATTCGGCTTCACGGCTGAGCATGTGGTGTCCCGAGCTATGGAACTCCTGGCATGAATCCCGCTGTTGGGGCAACGACAGAAACAGGGTGTAGGGTCTAGGGTATAAGTAAAGGCCAGAAGAAAAACAGATCTCAACCCTAACCGTCTACCCTAACTAAGGGGGGAACCATACTATGACCGAGCTAATGGATCGAAACCTGGCTCTCGAGCTCAGCAGGGTCACCGAGGCTGCCGCCTTGGCGGCGGCTCGTCTGATGGGTAGACGTGACCGCGATGGCGCTGACCAAGCCGCCATTGACGCCATGCGCCACGCCCTGAGTTCGTTGGAGATCAACGGTACGGTGGTGATTGGAGAGGGGCAGGAAGATCAGACCTCCATGCTGCATGTGGGAGAGCGGGTCGGCACAGGCTCCACCCCTGATCTTGATGTTGCAGTCGATCCGATTGACGGAGTGACACTCCTTACTAACGGCCGACCCGGTGCAATCTCTGTTGCTGCGCTTGCCGATCGACATACGCTGTTTTCTACCAGGCTCGCCTATATGGATAAGATTGTCGTCGGTCCGCGAGCCGCAGGGGCGATCAATATTGACGCCCCTGTTAAAGAGAATCTGCAACGGATTGCCCAGGCTGAGGGTCGGGAGGTCGATGACCTGACGGTGGTCATGCTCGACCGGCCACGCCACGAGCGCCTCGTCAAAGAGGTGAGAGAGGCTGGAGCCCGGATCAAGCTGATCAGTGAGGGAGATGTTGCGCCGGGGGTGATGGCGGCGATGGAGGAGGATACCGGCATTGATGTTCTCATGGGGACCGGGGGTTCGCCGGAGGCGGTGCTTATTGCCTGTGCGTTGAAGTGTCTGGGTGGTGAGATGCAATGCAGGTTCTGGCCGAGAGATGAACAGGATAGGCAGATCCTCGAGGTGGAAGGTCACGATCCGGATCGCATTTTGACCGTAGATGACCTCTGCAAGGGGAAAAATGTGTTTGTGGCGGTTACCGGCATCACCGATGGCGAATTACTTCGGGGGGTCCGCTATACGGGAGGATACGCGCGAACAACCTCCCTCATGATGCGCTCTGTCTCCGGAGGGGTGCGATGGATGGAGGCAAGGCATGACCTGAAACGCCTGAAGGAGATCGCTGGTACCCGCTACGAAGGTGTGAAACATCGGCAGATACACCATTGATGGGGGAGATATCCGCAACCCTCGTTTTTTGACATAAGGGTACAGAAAAGAACGCGCCTCAGTGGGATCACTGAGGCGCGTTCTTTTTATGAGGGTTCACCGCCGGAATTCGCTTGCCCAGTGAGGGCTCATACCCTACATTTCGAGTAAGAGGTGGGTATATGAGTGATTCAGTAGAAGAAAGGGAGGGGTAGGTCTATGTCAACAGCCAAAGAGTGCCCGGTCATTTCTGATGAGGAAGTGATGAAACGTGTGGAACAGGAACTGCCAGGGTGGTACCTGGAGGGGCGATGGATAAAGAGAAAGTTCAACACCGACGGCTGGCCAACCACTCTCATGTTGGTCAACACCATTGCCTACCTGGCCGAGGCCGCTTGGCATCATCCGGACCTGGAGGTCACATGGGGAAAGGTCTGGGTGAAGCTGAGGACTCACGCCGCCGGTGGGATCACTGAAAAGGACTTTGCGCTCGCCAGACAGATCGAGCAGTCAGTGCTCTGGCGGCCGGGCGAGAGCTCCCCCCTTGACGGTACGCCCAACAAATGGGTCCGCGGCGGCAGCCAAGAAAAAAGTAGTGCCTAGAAGTAATACGAGACCCCCAGTAGACCCATGACCGAATTGACGCCGACGTTGGGACTTTCGCGGCCGGCATTCGAGACGTGATGTAAGCCCACTTGTCCCACAATAGCCAGTTCATCGGTCAAGAAGTAATTGATTCCAGGTCCGCCCAGAATGGTAAAGTTGAACTGAGTGGCAAGGTCCCGTTCGAGGTGCAGACCCCATTGGAGAATGCCAACGCCGATCTCGAAGAACGGCACCCACCGAGTACCCGTCACGAAATTGTAGCGGAACAGGAGGCTTGCGCCCCCTCCAACCTCTGTGTCCGGGTGTGTTGTGACCATAAAGGTCGGCTGGAAGATCACCTCCAGGCTCCCGCGAACCGGGAAAGGGCCATGGACATCGGTGACTGTATAGCCGATCTGGAAGAACACCGGGACAAATTGGACATCTGGCGCCCTATTGGCAAAAATCTTGACGGTATCGGCACCACCGGTCTTCACGCCCAGGTGCCATGTTCCAGACTGGAACCCTTCTTCCGGATGGATGGTCGATTTTGACCTCTCTTCACCTGCTGATGGGGGGCCATCTGGGCCGGCAAAGGCGAGGGTCCGAATAGCGATCAGTTCGGTCTCTCGCCCCAGCGCGACTGCCTGTTGAGAGGTCTCAGCCCAAGCTACGGCAGGTGATGCGATTGCCAATACGGCCAGCCAGATACAAACCGGTATCCGTCTCAATCCATTCATCGTAAAGGTCTCCTTTGGGGTGTGAGCGTCTGAGGCATTACGCCTCAGACGTCCCGATCATATCCTTTCGAGCGGTTGAGTGGCGTAGTGAATCGCCTCTCTTCCGATAGGTTAGCCCGATTCGGTAACTGATTACCCGAGTGCATGGCGATTGTGCCGTCTGTCTGCCCTTTGTGTACTCCCAACCGATGCAGACCAGCAATCCGGACTTGTCCTCCAGCCGGTTACTGACCATCGATTCTACGACTTCCAGGATTTCGAACCCGCCACCTCGACAGCCGGCGCTCGAACAGGGGAGCATTGGCTCAAGCGAGCCACGCGCCGCTTGCATGATATGTGAGAAGGCACCGCCTTCCACCGAAGGCCCCCCTCCGGAATGATAGCACTCATCCCACTCGACGGTCACAGTGTCCATAGTCGGAAGGCGCTGGGTAGCGTTACTGGCTCTCGACGTGACCATCAGTCGGTGCCGGTCCTGCCGGTTCTCATTCGGTGAGACTTCTGTGGCCTGGGCTCCGATAAAAACTCCTGATTGATCGGCGTGCCCCTTCGGCACATCGGGCAGTTTTTCGGAGTGTACGTCGGGAATTCCCGGTCGACTAGCGTGAAAAAGGGGAATTTGAAATTCACCTTCCGGATCCGCCGCCATAGCGTCCCGATCCCAACCACTGTTCCGCCTAATGATTTGACCAGTTTGATCAGCCCCTTGACGGTCTCACCTGTGGTCACAATATCTTCGACAATCAGCACCTTGGGGTTGCCAACAAAATACTGTCGGAATTCTCGCGGAAGAGTGACCTGGCTTGCGCCGGACCCATCGCGTTGCTTGCCGGCATAGATGAAGCGAGGTCGCAGCGGATGGGCGCGTGCCACGCAATGGCCCAGCAGTGAGGCGCCGTAACCGGTGGTTAGGACCAGGTCGACCGGCTCCTCCGCGAAATGTTTTGCGATCACATCCCCTAATCCTTCCGTGAAGGCCGGCTCGGTAGTGGCCAACGCTTTTTCTACATACTCCTGGGCGTGACGTCCAGAAGACAGTACGAAGTGATCGTTTGTAAGGTACGCTCCGGTCCTGAGGATGATACCCCGGTTAATCCGCTCCAAAATCTCTGCGTCCATCAATACCTCTCACAATGAGCGTGCAGCGTATAGCGTGCGGCGAAGATCACAATACGCCGAACGTAACGAACGCGCTGAGGGCTCAAGGCCTACGACGCCGTAATCTTGCTGAAATTTGCAATTCCGCAAAACAGATCTGCAACCTCTTTCAGGATGGCCAGACGATTCTCCTGCAGGTCTCGATCTTCCGCCATCACCAGAACCTCCTCGAAGAACATGTCCACTATGGGGCGAATCGCGGCGATGAGTTGCAGGGCTCGCGCGTAGTCGCCGGCCTGGATCAGGTGTTCCGTTTCGGTCCGTAGCGTCGTTGCCTCGCTATGGAGAGCCCGCTCGGCGCTGCTTACGAACCGTCTTGGATCAACCGATTTGGAAAAACCTTTTGGAAGAATCTTGATGACCCGTTTAAAGGTGACTGCCAGCTCGGTAAAATCGGCCTCTCGCCTGAAAGCGGCCAGGGCCTCAGCGCGTTTACCGGCATCGGGGACCCGCTCTGCATCGACGGAAAGGGCGGCCTCGACCAGATCGCCGGGTACACCCCGTTCGATCAGGATCGCCTGGAGTCTGGCCGACAGAAACTCCATGACCTCCTGTGCGACACG harbors:
- a CDS encoding acyloxyacyl hydrolase, giving the protein MNGLRRIPVCIWLAVLAIASPAVAWAETSQQAVALGRETELIAIRTLAFAGPDGPPSAGEERSKSTIHPEEGFQSGTWHLGVKTGGADTVKIFANRAPDVQFVPVFFQIGYTVTDVHGPFPVRGSLEVIFQPTFMVTTHPDTEVGGGASLLFRYNFVTGTRWVPFFEIGVGILQWGLHLERDLATQFNFTILGGPGINYFLTDELAIVGQVGLHHVSNAGRESPNVGVNSVMGLLGVSYYF